A stretch of the Aegilops tauschii subsp. strangulata cultivar AL8/78 chromosome 4, Aet v6.0, whole genome shotgun sequence genome encodes the following:
- the LOC141021807 gene encoding uncharacterized protein, protein MAFTDEYKGVEAHGNTKLHVIHTNDKKQMAISLAQYERHLGLQRHKIVSIDLEYNNEPEATQKPALCQLSIDKTQSVLLFQLSAAGRCTVFDNFLADPRYTFIGFSIDGDKTRLERVNLEVANFVDIQKEWRVPKATKELDSLGDVSGMLIDDYYNKMKKKITDDEHKRWATLPLSMRHIEYAAKDAYAAYEIWNRITLTQDGICRAKQEKEEPPNKRARSSWGWGDANW, encoded by the coding sequence ATGGCGTTCACCGATGAGTACAAGGGCGTGGAGGCCCACGGCAACACCAAGTTGCACGTCATCCACACCAACGACAAGAAGCAAATGGCGATCTCCCTCGCGCAGTACGAGCGCCACCTCGGCCTCCAGCGCCACAAGATCGTCAGCATTGATCTCGAGTACAACAACGAGCCTGAAGCGACGCAGAAACCCGCCCTCTGCCAACTCTCCATCGACAAGACTCAGTCGGTGCTGCTCTTCCAACTGAGTGCCGCTGGAAGGTGCACCGTCTTCGACAACTTCCTCGCCGACCCCAGGTACACCTTTATAGGCTTCTCCATCGACGGCGACAAAACCAGGCTAGAGCGCGTCAATCTGGAGGTCGCCAACTTCGTCGACATCCAGAAGGAGTGGAGGGTGCCCAAGGCAACCAAGGAGTTGGACTCCCTTGGAGACGTCTCCGGCATGCTCATCGACGACTACTACAacaaaatgaagaagaagatcacCGACGACGAACACAAGCGCTGGGCCACCCTGCCTCTGTCCATGAGGCACATCGAGTACGCGGCAAAGGACGCCTACGCAGCGTATGAGATATGGAACCGCATCACCCTCACCCAGGACGGGATTTGCCGTGCAAAGCAGGAGAAGGAGGAGCCCCCCAACAAGCGCGCCAGGAGCAGCTGGGGATGGGGAGATGCTAACTGGTGA